One genomic region from Phragmites australis chromosome 1, lpPhrAust1.1, whole genome shotgun sequence encodes:
- the LOC133931130 gene encoding cysteine proteinase inhibitor 12-like, translated as MRLALSERAKILFRASLPFPFPDSASLRASNALLEFVRVVEAKEQVVAGTLHHLTLEAIEAGSKKVYEAKVWVKPWLDFKELQEFRHKGDATAFINADLGAKKGGHEPGWRDVPVHDPAVKDAANHAVKPIQERSNSLFPYELVEILRAKAEVVEDFAKFGILMKLKRGTKEEKIKAEVHKNLEGAFVLNQHQPAEHDESSSQ; from the exons ATGCGACTCGCGCTGTCAGAGCGCGCGAAAATCCTGTTCCGcgcttcccttcccttcccctttcCGGATTCCGCCTCCCTTCGTGCGTCC AACGCGCTGCTGGAGTTCGTGAGGGTggtggaggccaaggagcaGGTGGTGGCCGGCACGCTGCACCACCTCACgctcgaggccatcgaagcgggCAGCAAGAAGGTCTACGAGGCCAAGGTCTGGGTCAAGCCCTGGCTCGACTTCAAGGAGCTTCAGGAGTTCCGTCACAAAGGGGACGCCACCGCCTTCATCAACGCTGACCTTGGCGCCAAGAAAG GTGGACATGAGCCCGGTTGGCGTGATGTGCCTGTACATGATCCTGCAGTCAAAGATGCTGCAAACCATGCTGTGAAACCAATCCAAGAGAGGTCAAACTCCCTGTTTCCATATGAACTTGTTGAGATCCTTCGCGCAAAGGCAGAG gttgtggaagacTTTGCAAAATTTGGCATTCTGATGAAACTGAAGAGAGGTACCAAGGAGGAGAAAATCAAAGCTGAGGTCCATAAGAACCTGGAAGGGGCTTTCGTGTTGAACCAGCATCAGCCGGCGGAGCATGATGAATCCAGCAGTCAGTGA
- the LOC133909753 gene encoding rab escort protein 1-like — protein sequence MADDPTATSSAGDRGGDLHDYPTIDPTSFDVLICGTGLPESVLAAACAAAGKTVLHVDPNPFYGSLYSSLPLPSLPSFLSPSPPSTAAAASSGSHTVVDLHRRSIYSEVETSGAAPERSRRFTVDLVGPRVLYCADEAVDLLLRSGGSHHVEFKSVEGGSLLYWEGCLYPVPDSRQAIFKDATLKLKEKNVLFRFFKLVQAHIAASSSGDEALEGDASAKITEEDLDLPFIEYLKKQQLSPKMRAVVLYAIAMADYDQDGADSCEKLLTTREGIQTIALYSSSIGRFANAEGAFIYPMYGHGELPQAFCRCAAVKGALYVLRMPVAALLMDEVEDKKHFVGARLASGQDILCQQLILDPSYKIPTLDMPCDGSDSNLPRKVARGICIISKSVKQDSSNVLVVFPPKSLEEQQVAAVRVLQLSSNLAVCPPGMFMAYLSSPCADASAGKQCIEKAIHVLFSHQASDGSEGHLETTSENNEDVKPTLIWSCVYVQEITQGTSSSLLSCPMPDENLDYRNILESTKKLFADICPNEEFLPRKSAPVYADDDSDSGE from the exons ATGGCGGACGAtcccaccgccacctcctccgccgggGACCGCGGCGGAGACCTGCACGACTACCCCACCATCGATCCCACCTCGTTCGACGTGCTCATCTGCGGCACCGGCCTCCCGGAGTCCGTGCTTGCCGCCGCCTGCGCTGCCGCCGGGAAGACCGTCCTCCACGTAGACCCCAACCCGTTCTACGGCTCCCTCTACTCCTCCCTCCcgctcccctccctcccctcattcctctccccctccccgccctcgaccgcggccgccgcctcctccggtTCGCACACCGTCGTCGATCTCCACCGCCGCAGCATCTACTCCGAGGTCGAGACCTCGGGGGCGGCACCGGAGCGGTCGAGGCGCTTTACGGTCGACCTGGTCGGCCCCAGGGTGCTATACTGCGCCGACGAGGCCGTGGACCTTCTCCTGAGATCGGGGGGCAGCCACCATGTGGAATTCAAGAGCGTGGAGGGGGGAAGCCTCCTCTACTGGGAGGGCTGTCTCTACCCGGTGCCGGACTCGCGGCAGGCCATCTTCAAGGACGCCACCCTCAAGCTTAAGGAGAAGAACGTCCTGTTCAGGTTCTTCAAGCTTGTGCAGGCGCACATTGCTGCCTCATCTTCTGGCGATGAGGCGTTAGAGGGCGATGCTTCTGCTAAGATAACCGAGGAGGACCTGGACCTCCCCTTCATCGAGTACCTCAAGAAGCAGCAGCTTTCACCCAAGATGAGAGC GGTTGTGTTATATGCAATTGCGATGGCAGATTATGACCAAGATGGCGCTGACTCTTGTGAGAAATTGCTGACGACGAGAGAGGGAATCCAGACCATTGCTCTGTACTCTTCATCCATTGGGAG GTTTGCTAATGCAGAAGGTGCTTTCATTTATCCTATGTATGGGCATGGTGAGCTACCTCAAGCTTTCTGCCGATGTGCTGCTGTTAAGGGTGCCCTATAT GTGCTGCGGATGCCAGTGGCTGCACTTCTTATGGATGAGGTTGAG GACAAGAAGCATTTTGTAGGTGCCAGATTGGCATCAGGCCAGGATATTTTGTGCCAGCAGTTGATACTTGACCCGTCATACAAAATTCCTACCTTGGATATGCCATGTGATGGTTCAGACTCAAACTTGCCAAGAAAAGTTGCAAGGGGAATATGCATAATTAGCAAGTCCGTGAAACAGGATTCATCAAATGTTCTGGTTGTTTTCCCACCAAAAT CACTAGAAGAGCAGCAGGTTGCAGCTGTTCGGGTTCTTCAGTTGAGCAGCAATCTAGCAGTATGCCCTCCTGGAAT GTTTATGGCATATCTGTCTTCTCCCTGTGCTGATGCCTCTGCTGGAAAGCAATGCATAGAAAAAGCAATACATGTTCTTTTCAGCCATCAGGCTTCAGATGGTTCGGAAGGCCACCTGGAGACAACTAGCGAAAACAATGAGGATGTGAAGCCAACACTAATTTGGAGCTGTGTATATGTTCAAGAGATTACACAG GGAACATCTAGTTCTTTATTGTCGTGCCCCATGCCTGATGAAAATCTGGACTACAGAAATATACTGGAATCAACAAAAAAG TTATTTGCAGATATTTGTCCTAATGAAGAATTCTTGCCTAGAAAGTCTGCTCCTGTATATGCTGATGATGACTCTGATTCTGGGGAGTAA
- the LOC133909807 gene encoding uncharacterized protein LOC133909807: protein MSFVDVEHLLNEWEIQCLILVSFALQVFLFFAAGIRQRSSSRLVGVLVWLAYLSADAVAIFVLGHLAVHAGGPSHQLVFLWPPFVLLHLGGQDTITAFSMQDNELWRRHLLTFAQQVALAVYDVTKSPWPDRRLLATVMLMFLSGCIKYAERTVCLATARSSRLMDDFLGGFKDRINSIKEMQTIAREGGLGSSRYLSSRAFTKFSLNPAMDVMSTDILPNYDWSVSRDIFADLYSKISRLDRSGQEDYFRQTYRFAEERLFVCYQRLYTKALFRLSALGAFLHLVTFLSTSAATVLFYFAVSGGQARQTYGSADVVVTYVLLSGAVTLEMSSFILSMFTRQDLWSHPVLCSCIQHRRIIKFVFFLTCGNCAAMLRRWRPPRHWSVKLAQYSIIGRSAQEASSGSLVPRCIAKRVTAATKPVPVTDGLKLFIIEKLLDADAMLTDTDFTGSRGELALTKWMGSLEVRAGVTEILRESLKDVDFPTSVLLWHIATDICFFKAAAATAAHVNPADKEKKIISRQLSNYIMYLVFKCGVMRTSASQFLLLKAHDEVLHHINAGKEQRQQHGDREPEEGKRGHQQEEEAMECLLRSGLLERSSQDLAAANAAPFNSSSIEILSDVVLPRAFKVAAALDSIRGRQGDHAASPWDLIAAVWLEMLYYVGPRCGAAFHRQHLTTGGELVTHVLVLMYIVGPLGYHPDMLKKTSERGLYIPY, encoded by the exons ATGAG CTTTGTAGATGTCGAGCACCTGCTAAACGAATGGGAGATTCAGTGCCTGATACTCGTAAGCTTTGCCCTCCAAGTATTCCTCTTCTTCGCCGCAGGCATCCGGCAGCGCAGCTCCTCGCGCCTCGTCGGCGTGCTCGTATGGTTGGCCTACTTATCGGCAGACGCCGTGGCCATATTCGTGCTGGGCCACCTGGCCGTCCACGCGGGTGGCCCCAGCCACCAGCTCGTCTTCCTCTGGCCGCCGTTCGTCCTCCTCCACCTGGGCGGGCAGGACACTATCACGGCCTTCTCCATGCAAGACAACGAGCTGTGGAGGCGCCACCTGCTGACCTTCGCTCAGCAGGTGGCCTTGGCAGTCTACGACGTCACCAAGTCGCCATGGCCGGACCGTCGGCTCCTCGCCACCGTGATGCTCATGTTCCTCTCCGGCTGCATCAAATACGCCGAGCGCACCGTCTGCCTCGCCACGGCCAGATCGTCGCGCCTCATGGATGACTTTCTCGGCGGCTTCAAAGACCGGATCAACTCCATCAAGGAAATGCAGACTATCGCGAGGGAAGGCGGCCTCGGGTCGTCGCGCTACCTGAGCAGTCGTGCCTTCACCAAGTTCTCGCTGAACCCCGCCATGGACGTCATGTCGACGGATATCCTGCCCAACTACGACTGGTCCGTCTCCCGCGACATCTTCGCGGACCTCTACTCCAAGATCAGTCGGCTTGACCGTTCCGGGCAGGAAGACTACTTCCGCCAGACGTACAGGTTCGCCGAGGAGAGGCTCTTCGTCTGCTACCAGCGCCTCTACACCAAGGCCCTGTTCCGCCTGTCTGCGCTGGGAGCGTTTCTCCATCTCGTCACGTTCCTCTCGACCTCCGCCGCCACGGTGCTCTTCTATTTCGCCGTGAGTGGGGGTCAAGCCCGGCAAACCTACGGCTCGGCCGACGTCGTCGTGACCTACGTGCTGCTCTCAGGCGCCGTCACCCTGGAGATGTCGTCTTTCATCTTGTCCATGTTTACCCGCCAAGATCTCTGGAGCCACCCAGTGCTCTGTTCCTGCATCCAGCATCGCCGCATCATCAAGTTCGTGTTCTTCCTGACCTGCGGGAATTGTGCTGCCAtgctgaggaggtggaggccgcCGCGGCATTGGTCGGTGAAGCTGGCGCAGTACAGCATAATAGGGCGATCGGCCCAGGAGGCCTCCAGCGGGTCGCTGGTGCCCCGATGCATCGCTAAGCGGGTCACGGCGGCAACGAAGCCCGTTCCCGTCACCGATGGCCTCAAGCTGTTCATCATTGAGAAACTGCTCGATGCCGACGCCATGCTAACGGACACAGACTTCACCGGCTCCCGTGGCGAGCTGGCGCTGACGAAGTGGATGGGGAGCCTGGAGGTTCGTGCTGGGGTGACTGAGATCCTGCGCGAGAGCCTCAAGGACGTGgatttcccgaccagcgtgctcCTCTGGCATATCGCCACCGACATATGCTTCTTCAAAGCCGCTGCCGCAACTGCTGCACATGTTAATCCAGCtgataaggagaagaagatcatTAGCAGGCAGCTTTCAAATTACATCATGTATCTTGTCTTCAAGTGCGGCGTGATGCGCACCAGTGCCTCCCAATTCCTACTTCTCAAAGCCCACGACGAAGTCCTCCATCATATCAACGCTGGAAAAGAACAACGGCAACAGCACGGCGATCGTGAACcggaggaggggaagagaggccatcagcaggaggaggaggccatggaGTGCTTGTTGAGATCGGGCCTGTTGGAACGCAGCTCGCAAGATCTCGCTGCAGCCAACGCGGCGCCGTTCAACTCCAGCAGCATCGAGATTCTCAGCGACGTGGTTCTGCCGCGCGCGTTCAAGGTGGCCGCGGCGCTGGATAGTATCCGGGGCCGGCAAGGAGATCACGCGGCCAGCCCTTGGGACCTGATCGCCGCCGtgtggttggagatgctctactACGTCGGTCCACGGTGTGGCGCGGCGTTCCATCGTCAGCATCTCACTACCGGCGGGGAGCTCGTCACGCACGTCCTCGTCCTCATGTATATCGTAGGGCCCCTTGGCTACCATCCCGACATGCTTAAGAAAACTTCCGAGCGTGGTTTGTACATACCCTACTAA